The following proteins come from a genomic window of Nostoc sp. ATCC 53789:
- a CDS encoding Z1 domain-containing protein: MSNNSETLEMMEITIQTNDSSKLWFPVIGEETQALLNHLGLPDEESRTRIQNEAIEVIQRCVPPGSLRGSKTGLVIGYVQSGKTMSFTTVAALACDNGYRMVIVIGGTKTNLLKQSNDRLKKDLRLDTRSDRKWKYVENPRGDKRQNIQSTLDAWHDPSVPEDERQIALLTVMKQSDHLQHLNNLLGNMNLEGVPVLIIDDEADQAGLNNKVNQGAMSTIYRHLIELRQLLPHHSFLQYTATPQAPLLINIVDVLSPDFAEALTPGADYSGGKEFFLDNPILIKTIPGSEIPTQDNQVIDPPETFLFAMMLFYLGVAAGYIKDKGRGNRSMMVHPSQKIAPHGEYFHWVRQMNNQWKKILGQDANDPARIDLLASFNKAYRDLVRTVGDLPLFDQLVDVLPRAINQTNIQQVNTAGGKTPTIDWKNEYAHILVGGQAMDRGFTVEGLTVTYMPRGAGVGNADTLQQRARFFGYKRSYLGYCRVFLEQDVKDAFINYVEHEENIRQQLKIYRGKPLFEWKRAFFLDNALKPTRGDVLDLPLMTGGFSDDWYVPNYPHDSDEDAINKNREVVNTFWSQLTALNEKIFGKISVNKHLFASDIPLTYTFEQLIVKFRTTHPSDSQRFTGLMLQVQHYLEQNPNELCDIYLMDKGKLRLRTISKNIGRLNLFQGRSHSTDPDKYPGDRQIVVKDKLTIQIHKLNLQVEAEERDIHNVSVIAIWVPQKMEHDWVSQNQGSVM; encoded by the coding sequence ATGTCTAATAATTCTGAAACACTTGAGATGATGGAAATTACTATTCAAACAAATGACTCAAGCAAATTATGGTTCCCGGTAATTGGTGAAGAAACACAAGCTTTACTTAACCACCTCGGTCTTCCTGATGAAGAGAGTCGAACAAGGATACAGAATGAGGCAATCGAAGTAATACAGCGATGTGTACCACCAGGATCGCTCCGTGGTAGTAAGACAGGATTGGTCATTGGATATGTACAAAGTGGTAAAACAATGTCTTTTACAACAGTCGCAGCTTTAGCCTGTGATAATGGCTACCGAATGGTAATTGTAATTGGAGGAACCAAAACAAACCTATTGAAGCAGTCCAACGACAGACTGAAAAAAGATTTGCGTTTGGATACGCGCAGTGATCGCAAATGGAAGTATGTTGAAAATCCACGAGGGGACAAACGCCAAAATATACAGAGTACTCTGGACGCATGGCATGACCCTTCAGTGCCAGAAGACGAGAGACAAATAGCACTCTTAACAGTGATGAAGCAGAGCGATCACTTGCAACACTTGAACAACCTGCTTGGTAATATGAATCTGGAAGGAGTACCTGTACTGATAATCGATGATGAAGCAGATCAAGCAGGACTGAATAACAAAGTTAATCAAGGAGCGATGAGTACAATTTATCGTCACCTGATTGAGCTTCGACAACTGCTTCCTCACCATTCTTTCTTACAATATACTGCAACACCACAAGCTCCTTTGCTCATAAATATTGTTGATGTGCTTTCACCAGACTTTGCTGAGGCGCTGACCCCTGGTGCTGACTACTCCGGGGGCAAAGAGTTTTTCTTAGATAATCCAATATTAATCAAAACTATTCCAGGTTCCGAAATTCCTACTCAGGATAATCAAGTTATCGATCCTCCTGAAACGTTCTTGTTTGCCATGATGCTCTTTTACTTGGGAGTAGCGGCTGGTTATATCAAGGATAAAGGTAGAGGTAATCGCTCAATGATGGTTCACCCGTCACAAAAAATTGCTCCTCATGGAGAATATTTTCATTGGGTAAGACAAATGAATAATCAATGGAAGAAAATTTTAGGACAGGATGCAAATGATCCAGCTCGCATAGACTTACTGGCATCTTTTAATAAAGCCTACCGAGACTTAGTAAGAACTGTAGGTGACCTACCATTGTTTGACCAACTTGTTGATGTTCTTCCAAGAGCGATTAATCAGACAAACATTCAACAGGTAAATACAGCTGGAGGAAAGACACCGACAATCGATTGGAAAAATGAATATGCTCACATCCTCGTCGGTGGACAAGCAATGGATCGAGGCTTTACAGTCGAAGGACTGACTGTAACGTATATGCCCAGAGGCGCTGGTGTTGGAAATGCAGATACTCTCCAGCAAAGAGCGCGTTTTTTTGGATACAAGCGCTCATATTTAGGGTACTGTCGTGTTTTTTTGGAACAGGATGTAAAAGATGCTTTTATAAACTATGTAGAGCATGAAGAGAATATACGCCAACAGTTGAAAATATACAGAGGCAAGCCATTATTCGAGTGGAAACGTGCATTTTTCCTGGACAATGCTCTTAAACCAACTAGAGGCGATGTATTAGACTTGCCATTAATGACGGGTGGATTTAGTGATGACTGGTATGTACCCAACTATCCTCATGACTCGGATGAAGATGCTATCAATAAAAACCGAGAGGTTGTAAATACATTTTGGTCACAGTTAACAGCCTTGAATGAAAAGATTTTCGGAAAAATATCAGTTAACAAGCATTTATTTGCAAGTGATATTCCCCTGACATATACTTTTGAACAACTGATTGTCAAGTTCCGTACAACCCATCCCAGCGATTCGCAGCGATTCACTGGACTGATGCTACAGGTGCAGCATTACTTGGAACAAAATCCAAATGAACTCTGTGATATCTACCTCATGGACAAAGGTAAGCTACGCTTAAGAACTATAAGTAAAAACATAGGTAGATTGAACCTATTTCAGGGGAGATCGCATTCTACAGACCCAGATAAATACCCAGGTGACAGACAAATTGTGGTGAAAGACAAGTTAACAATTCAAATCCACAAACTTAATCTTCAAGTAGAAGCGGAGGAACGAGATATTCACAATGTGTCTGTCATTGCTATATGGGTGCCTCAAAAAATGGAGCATGATTGGGTCAGCCAAAATCAAGGCAGTGTAATGTAA
- a CDS encoding DUF262 domain-containing protein: MHSISTFDITKYPLLDILKDIKAGRIQLPDFQRDWVWDDARVRRLLASISLAYPIGAVMMLQQSNQQVQFKPRLIDNVKEPKYDNPSLLILDGQQRLTTSFMVLLSEQPVVIKDQKSQKLIKKWYYLDIAKSLDHNIDRRSAIIAFPESKQLRTFGGEIIDCSTPENEYEAGLFPLSKIFFFSEWRSKYSKYWQYDAQKLELIDTLELEVLKKFEHYQIPVIQLRDSLPKEAVCQVFEDTNTSGCDLNYFDLMSSSYCANDFSLRDDWKLREAHFQQFKVLRLVRNTDFVQAVTLVAGYVRRMEAIKKGGNLDKLPGVSCGRADVLKLSIPEYSTWADKVTAGFEEAARFLHGQKIFDAIDLAYPIQLVALAAILTILGERSRSVKSRSMLERWFWCGLFSEMYTGWHETRTGRDVVEIPQWLQEGGSLPSTIREANFSPERLLTVRKRYGAVYQGLSALLRLSGAIDLITGEEINDVLYFEEQIDSHHIFPVAWCRKQGIDPKKYNCLINRTPLSAKTNKKIGSKAPSIYLQELEISGVSPQRLDEILRSHAIDPETLRRDDFEGFFQARIKALLELIGKGMGKRLYIEAFEDLGGQHQNKCIKRLNSEFLLNNYI, from the coding sequence ATGCATTCTATCAGCACATTTGACATCACTAAATATCCTTTACTAGATATTTTAAAAGATATAAAAGCTGGACGTATTCAACTGCCAGATTTTCAACGAGATTGGGTTTGGGATGATGCTCGTGTGCGTCGTCTACTTGCCAGCATCTCGCTTGCATACCCCATTGGCGCAGTCATGATGCTTCAGCAAAGTAACCAGCAAGTGCAATTTAAACCTCGCCTCATCGATAACGTCAAAGAGCCAAAGTACGATAATCCCAGCCTGTTAATTCTCGACGGTCAGCAACGTTTAACCACTTCATTCATGGTTTTGCTGTCAGAGCAACCTGTTGTCATTAAAGACCAAAAAAGCCAAAAGCTGATAAAAAAATGGTACTACCTCGATATTGCCAAATCCCTTGACCATAACATCGACCGCCGCAGTGCCATTATCGCTTTCCCGGAATCAAAACAACTCCGAACATTTGGTGGAGAAATTATAGACTGTTCCACCCCAGAAAATGAGTATGAAGCCGGACTATTTCCATTATCAAAAATCTTCTTCTTTTCGGAATGGAGAAGTAAATATTCCAAATATTGGCAATATGATGCCCAAAAACTCGAACTCATCGACACTTTAGAACTAGAAGTACTCAAAAAATTTGAGCATTATCAAATACCAGTAATCCAACTACGTGACTCCTTACCCAAGGAAGCAGTTTGCCAAGTGTTTGAAGATACCAACACCTCCGGTTGTGACCTCAACTACTTCGACTTGATGAGTTCTAGCTACTGCGCCAATGACTTCAGCCTTAGAGACGACTGGAAACTGCGGGAAGCTCATTTTCAGCAATTTAAAGTATTACGTTTAGTCCGTAACACTGACTTTGTACAAGCTGTAACCTTAGTCGCTGGCTATGTGCGGAGGATGGAAGCAATAAAAAAAGGAGGTAATCTAGACAAATTGCCTGGTGTCTCCTGCGGTCGTGCAGATGTTTTAAAACTTTCCATCCCAGAATACTCAACCTGGGCTGATAAAGTCACCGCAGGATTTGAGGAAGCAGCCAGATTCCTGCATGGGCAGAAAATTTTTGACGCAATAGATTTGGCTTATCCCATTCAACTAGTAGCCTTGGCGGCAATTTTGACTATTTTAGGAGAACGTTCCCGTTCTGTTAAATCTCGTTCCATGTTGGAACGTTGGTTTTGGTGTGGGCTGTTCAGTGAGATGTATACAGGTTGGCACGAAACCCGCACAGGAAGAGATGTTGTGGAAATACCACAGTGGCTGCAAGAAGGGGGTTCACTCCCATCCACAATTCGCGAAGCAAATTTCTCCCCAGAGCGATTGCTGACCGTAAGAAAGCGTTATGGGGCAGTTTACCAAGGTTTATCAGCACTGCTGCGACTATCTGGAGCCATTGATTTAATTACAGGTGAAGAAATCAATGATGTGCTTTATTTTGAAGAACAGATTGATTCCCATCATATTTTTCCCGTCGCCTGGTGCAGAAAGCAAGGCATCGATCCAAAAAAATATAACTGCTTAATTAACCGCACCCCTTTGAGCGCCAAAACAAACAAAAAGATTGGTAGTAAAGCACCTTCGATTTACCTCCAAGAACTTGAGATATCTGGTGTATCACCACAAAGGCTGGATGAAATATTGCGATCTCATGCCATAGACCCAGAAACTTTACGACGAGACGATTTTGAAGGATTTTTCCAAGCACGGATAAAGGCGTTGTTAGAGTTAATCGGCAAGGGAATGGGAAAGCGCTTATACATTGAGGCTTTTGAGGATTTGGGTGGTCAGCATCAGAACAAATGTATTAAAAGACTAAATTCGGAATTCTTGTTAAATAACTATATATAG
- a CDS encoding cation:proton antiporter has translation MSNFDLVIQLFLQLTVILVTCRIVTILGRRYLGQTDVVCEMIAGVMLGPSLLGLIAPDFQQWLFPKLPIITAVGLKIPNPSMSILYAISQIGLVIYMFLIGLEFNTKLLKHHIKSASLLSAAGIITPFILGAIASFWFYHNGDFFQPKVMPWSAALYLGASMTITAFPMLARILYERGLAQTRFGTLALGAASVDDAVAWCLLAIVLASVKNSLNIAILAIGGGICYVLFAIFLGQPLLRAFTRMTKRDAGVNRQTLTLMLIILMFCAWFTDITGIYAIFGSFVLGAVTPRGEFAQQIRQYTEFLTTSFLLPIFFVFSGLNTQIGLVNTPTLWGITLLIIAIAILGKGVACMLAARLAGENWRESATIGALMNARGLMELIILNIGLEQGIITPTLFTIMVIMAVITTLMASPLIAFLLHGTSYDKSSA, from the coding sequence ATGTCAAATTTTGATCTGGTTATTCAGCTATTTTTGCAACTTACAGTTATTCTAGTCACTTGTCGCATCGTCACGATTTTAGGACGGCGCTATCTTGGTCAAACCGATGTTGTTTGCGAAATGATTGCAGGTGTAATGCTAGGGCCATCACTTTTGGGATTGATTGCACCGGATTTTCAGCAATGGCTTTTTCCTAAACTTCCCATCATCACTGCTGTAGGACTCAAGATACCCAATCCATCCATGTCGATTCTATATGCTATCAGCCAGATTGGGTTAGTAATTTATATGTTTTTGATTGGTTTAGAGTTCAACACTAAACTCTTAAAACATCATATCAAAAGTGCAAGTCTGCTATCTGCGGCTGGAATTATTACTCCTTTTATTTTAGGAGCGATCGCATCTTTTTGGTTTTATCATAATGGCGATTTCTTTCAACCAAAGGTAATGCCTTGGTCAGCCGCTTTGTATCTGGGTGCGTCGATGACAATCACAGCATTTCCCATGTTAGCTCGCATTCTTTACGAACGCGGTCTTGCACAAACCCGCTTTGGGACTTTAGCTTTAGGTGCAGCATCGGTAGATGATGCAGTTGCTTGGTGTTTGCTAGCGATCGTCCTTGCTAGCGTGAAAAATTCTCTGAACATTGCCATATTAGCAATTGGTGGTGGCATTTGCTACGTGCTATTTGCAATTTTTCTTGGTCAACCTCTACTGAGAGCGTTCACACGGATGACAAAACGCGATGCAGGTGTGAACAGACAAACTTTGACTTTGATGTTGATAATTTTGATGTTTTGTGCATGGTTTACCGATATTACAGGCATCTATGCAATATTCGGTTCTTTCGTGCTGGGAGCAGTAACACCACGCGGAGAATTTGCCCAACAAATTCGCCAATATACTGAGTTTTTAACTACTTCTTTTTTGCTACCGATATTTTTTGTCTTCTCTGGACTGAACACTCAAATTGGATTGGTAAACACGCCTACTTTGTGGGGAATTACGCTGTTAATTATTGCGATCGCAATTCTTGGTAAAGGTGTCGCTTGTATGTTGGCTGCAAGGTTAGCCGGGGAAAATTGGCGTGAATCTGCAACTATTGGCGCTCTTATGAATGCTCGTGGTTTGATGGAGTTAATTATCCTTAATATTGGTCTTGAACAAGGTATAATTACCCCGACTTTATTCACTATAATGGTTATTATGGCAGTCATTACTACACTCATGGCATCACCACTAATTGCCTTTTTATTGCATGGTACAAGCTATGATAAGTCTTCTGCATAA
- a CDS encoding TnsA endonuclease N-terminal domain-containing protein: protein MLTQDEFELRCRRLNLSELTINVIQQIRSSQPSRLVGGGKKNVAGRYPSRKMGVTIQFESHRNELAHIYKLEHDEDVLEFYDQPPPIFLDYLSKKGRRNYHSHTPDFFVIRKNFAGWEECKTEKDLLKLVQDSPNRWQRDDEGKWRCPPAEEYASQFGLYYAVRSSAEISSIFVRNFVWLEDYFQNKQLEVDEAITSAVLILVKTQPGITLANITNRIEQASVDHLNILIATDRVYVDLYTTFLGQPEQVEVFFDQEEAFAHMQMSKIYAPVAASNVCTLKITVGTSICWDGIIWQIVNTGDKSIGLLKDDGKFIDLLNETFEELVNKGKITGLPVFEESTINAEIEELIKKASKEDLKEANTRYKAIEPFLNGTSSTKPNRTQRRWIASYRKAEKIYTRGFIGLFPRHKNKGWYREGLSEEMRLLMEEHIGESYESIKQPCIRHAYESFKEICNQKGYKPPSNESYRQAVRNRPLHEQIKKRMGDRAAYKEEPFYWYLYREETPLHGDRPFEIGHIDHTEADVELLSSIMLNLGVDYSNINEIANMGKAWVTLLIDAYSRRILAIYMTFDPPSYRSDMIALRICVQKYGRLPQIIVMDGGPDFKGTYFEALLAYFRITKKQRPAAKARYGSVIESFFGVADKEFWHNLMGNTQIMKNVRQVTKGVNPKNHAVWTLTKLYTYFCEYCYEVYDTCPHPALKMSPREAFNIGIARGGIREHMFTKEEEFKLLALPSPKDQEGSRKVTQEGIKINYLYYWHPSFSRIRNTKVEAKFDPFDITLAYAYVNGQWTKCHSRDLRELQGHSEKELMIAAAELKKLNQLQNKQFNDITGKKLAQFFSRIEMEEAALTPAWRQAKKAIQVQRQKDRELKQVHAQIEDQLIEPDKDGLLTIDTPIAIATETLTVQSTETFKSEVGDVDLDETFELQVDDLDLDETFKPLEEW from the coding sequence ATGCTCACCCAAGATGAGTTTGAACTTCGCTGCCGCCGTCTAAATCTTTCTGAGCTAACCATAAATGTCATACAACAAATTCGCTCATCCCAACCATCACGCCTGGTAGGTGGAGGTAAAAAGAATGTTGCTGGTCGTTACCCCAGCCGTAAAATGGGAGTGACTATACAGTTTGAGTCTCATCGCAATGAGTTAGCGCATATTTACAAACTGGAGCATGACGAAGATGTACTTGAATTCTACGACCAGCCGCCGCCAATATTTCTGGATTACCTAAGCAAAAAAGGACGGCGAAATTACCACAGTCATACACCTGACTTTTTCGTAATCCGAAAAAACTTTGCGGGCTGGGAAGAGTGCAAGACAGAAAAGGATTTATTAAAACTAGTACAAGATAGCCCGAATCGCTGGCAACGCGATGATGAGGGTAAATGGCGCTGTCCGCCGGCTGAAGAATATGCTTCTCAATTTGGTCTTTATTACGCTGTCCGTTCCTCGGCTGAAATTAGTTCGATATTTGTACGAAACTTTGTCTGGCTAGAAGATTATTTCCAAAATAAACAACTGGAAGTGGATGAAGCAATAACTTCTGCCGTACTCATCCTTGTAAAAACCCAGCCAGGAATCACTTTAGCTAATATAACCAATCGAATTGAACAAGCAAGCGTTGATCACTTAAATATCCTAATTGCCACAGATCGGGTCTATGTTGACCTCTATACTACTTTTTTAGGTCAGCCTGAACAAGTAGAAGTCTTTTTTGATCAAGAGGAAGCATTTGCTCATATGCAGATGTCAAAAATTTATGCTCCAGTCGCTGCTAGCAATGTTTGTACTCTTAAAATTACCGTTGGAACCTCTATCTGCTGGGATGGGATTATCTGGCAAATTGTTAACACAGGTGATAAATCCATTGGTCTCCTTAAAGACGATGGAAAGTTTATTGACCTCCTTAACGAAACTTTTGAGGAATTAGTTAACAAAGGAAAGATAACAGGTCTCCCTGTATTTGAAGAATCAACTATTAATGCTGAAATTGAAGAATTAATAAAGAAGGCAAGTAAAGAAGACCTCAAAGAAGCCAATACTCGTTACAAAGCTATTGAGCCATTTTTAAATGGGACTTCCTCTACAAAACCAAATCGCACTCAAAGACGTTGGATTGCCAGCTACCGAAAAGCTGAAAAAATATACACAAGAGGTTTTATTGGGCTGTTCCCCAGACATAAGAATAAAGGCTGGTATAGAGAAGGTCTTTCAGAAGAAATGCGATTGCTGATGGAGGAGCATATTGGAGAAAGTTACGAGAGTATCAAGCAGCCTTGTATCCGTCACGCCTACGAATCTTTCAAAGAAATATGTAATCAAAAGGGATACAAACCTCCCAGCAATGAATCCTATCGCCAAGCAGTAAGAAATCGTCCTCTTCACGAACAAATTAAAAAGCGCATGGGCGATCGCGCGGCCTATAAAGAGGAGCCTTTTTACTGGTATCTGTATCGAGAAGAAACACCTCTCCACGGTGATCGTCCCTTTGAAATTGGTCATATAGACCATACGGAGGCGGATGTTGAACTCCTCAGTTCAATTATGTTGAACCTTGGTGTTGATTACAGCAATATAAATGAGATCGCCAATATGGGAAAGGCTTGGGTGACACTGCTAATAGATGCTTACAGTCGAAGAATATTAGCAATCTATATGACCTTTGATCCACCAAGCTATCGCTCCGACATGATAGCTTTGAGAATTTGCGTCCAGAAATACGGACGGCTTCCTCAAATAATTGTGATGGACGGAGGTCCTGATTTTAAAGGCACTTACTTTGAAGCTCTCCTTGCTTATTTCAGAATTACCAAAAAGCAAAGACCCGCAGCAAAGGCCAGATATGGTTCAGTAATTGAGTCTTTCTTTGGAGTAGCCGATAAGGAGTTTTGGCACAACCTGATGGGCAATACCCAAATTATGAAAAATGTCCGGCAGGTCACAAAAGGGGTGAATCCCAAAAACCATGCCGTTTGGACGCTTACTAAGCTATATACCTACTTCTGTGAATACTGCTATGAAGTCTATGACACTTGCCCCCACCCAGCTTTAAAGATGAGTCCTCGCGAAGCTTTCAATATTGGAATAGCACGTGGCGGTATTCGAGAGCATATGTTTACAAAAGAAGAGGAGTTTAAGCTTTTAGCGCTGCCATCACCCAAAGATCAAGAAGGCAGCAGAAAAGTGACTCAGGAGGGCATAAAAATTAACTACCTCTACTACTGGCATCCCTCCTTTAGTCGGATTAGGAACACTAAAGTAGAGGCCAAGTTTGACCCATTTGACATCACGCTGGCTTATGCCTATGTCAATGGTCAGTGGACTAAATGCCATTCGCGTGATTTACGAGAACTTCAAGGTCATTCAGAAAAAGAATTGATGATTGCAGCAGCGGAATTAAAAAAGCTTAACCAGCTTCAGAATAAGCAATTTAATGATATTACGGGCAAAAAACTGGCTCAGTTTTTTAGCCGCATCGAGATGGAAGAGGCTGCCCTTACTCCAGCGTGGCGTCAAGCAAAAAAAGCTATACAAGTTCAGCGACAGAAGGATAGAGAACTGAAGCAAGTTCATGCACAGATTGAAGACCAATTAATTGAGCCTGATAAAGATGGGTTGCTTACTATTGACACCCCTATTGCTATTGCGACTGAAACATTAACAGTGCAATCAACAGAAACATTTAAATCAGAAGTTGGTGATGTAGATTTGGATGAAACTTTTGAACTACAAGTTGATGATTTAGATTTGGATGAAACTTTTAAACCTTTAGAGGAATGGTAA
- a CDS encoding GDSL-type esterase/lipase family protein: protein MHTFLASSSMQLSVPPNHFQSMKIVALGDSLIYGFGDPEKGGWIEQLRRWWMLPDSAGHVLYNLGVRGDRTQQVAQRLEVEFRHRGELRNRVPDLIILSVGVNDSARLARPDGRSYTDFTLFEKEIASLLDLAQQLCPVLFVGMVPVDEAKMPFLDCFYYNHIDQYRYKEATRLACTKRQIPYLDIFEQWMERGENWRLKRLSEDGLHPNTLGYQALLEDVINWDAIHSVGFANAAYHSQFNYHLKQS, encoded by the coding sequence ATGCACACATTTCTAGCTTCTTCCTCAATGCAGCTGTCTGTACCACCAAATCACTTTCAGTCAATGAAGATTGTCGCACTGGGGGACAGCTTAATTTATGGATTCGGCGACCCGGAAAAAGGAGGCTGGATCGAGCAACTACGGCGATGGTGGATGTTGCCGGATAGTGCCGGTCATGTTCTTTATAATTTAGGGGTAAGAGGCGATCGCACGCAACAAGTAGCGCAAAGGTTAGAAGTAGAATTTCGCCACCGGGGTGAACTGCGAAATCGTGTCCCCGACTTGATTATTTTATCTGTAGGTGTGAATGACTCAGCGCGGTTAGCACGTCCCGATGGTCGCAGTTATACAGATTTTACATTGTTTGAAAAAGAAATTGCTTCTCTGCTAGATTTAGCACAGCAACTCTGTCCTGTGTTATTTGTGGGCATGGTGCCAGTAGATGAAGCCAAGATGCCATTTTTAGATTGTTTTTACTATAATCATATCGATCAGTACCGCTACAAAGAAGCAACTCGACTTGCTTGTACCAAACGGCAGATTCCCTATTTAGATATTTTTGAGCAATGGATGGAACGCGGTGAAAATTGGCGGCTCAAACGCTTGAGTGAAGACGGTCTTCATCCCAATACACTCGGTTATCAAGCTTTGTTAGAAGATGTGATAAATTGGGATGCGATACATTCAGTAGGCTTTGCCAATGCAGCTTACCATTCTCAATTTAATTATCATCTTAAACAATCCTAA
- a CDS encoding pentapeptide repeat-containing protein: MEKKDLSQYQLAKETSLSINAIGRLYKEEFDRIDCNTAEVLCDYFGCDLCELFSLEAVSSKRMSDSEFRKRYASGERDFPGVDLSEANLSGLCLTDLNLTGAILRKMILRNTNLTNTNLDKADLRETDLEGAILNRATLRAAKLGEANLQAAKLTYAELTDADLSGAYLQKSEIRWANLSGAVLKAAKLNNAQILRANLRKVDLTDAELKKADLRWVDLREAKLINANLSGAELEGNCLIDADISSANLNDANLTQTDLSSANLSHADLKKTNLSSTNLNYANLSLTDLSSANLYDTYLVGANLTDCNLGGCDLSGINLSNADLSGVNLRSAILRGANLSRAKLKCADLKYADLFGIDLSGVDLDDAYLGGATMPDGSIHDDDIINI, encoded by the coding sequence ATGGAAAAAAAGGATCTGTCCCAGTACCAACTGGCAAAGGAAACAAGTCTGAGCATCAATGCCATTGGCAGGCTTTATAAAGAAGAGTTTGACCGAATTGACTGCAACACAGCTGAAGTTTTGTGCGACTACTTTGGCTGCGACTTATGTGAACTTTTTTCCCTAGAAGCAGTTTCTTCAAAACGAATGTCAGATTCGGAGTTTCGTAAGCGATATGCATCTGGAGAAAGGGATTTTCCTGGGGTAGACCTAAGTGAGGCTAATCTTAGTGGATTGTGCCTAACAGACTTAAATCTTACTGGGGCGATACTTCGTAAAATGATACTTCGTAATACAAATCTAACCAATACAAATTTAGATAAAGCGGACTTGAGAGAAACGGATTTAGAGGGGGCAATACTCAACAGAGCAACTCTGAGAGCCGCAAAGCTTGGTGAAGCTAATCTACAAGCAGCCAAGCTAACCTATGCAGAGCTAACTGATGCAGACCTTAGTGGAGCTTACCTGCAAAAAAGTGAGATAAGATGGGCAAACTTAAGTGGGGCAGTTTTAAAAGCAGCAAAGTTAAATAATGCACAAATATTAAGAGCGAATCTAAGGAAAGTAGATTTAACTGATGCCGAACTGAAGAAAGCTGATTTAAGGTGGGTAGACCTGCGTGAAGCAAAGTTAATTAATGCTAATCTCAGTGGTGCTGAACTAGAAGGAAATTGCTTAATAGATGCTGACATTAGCAGTGCCAACCTTAATGATGCAAACCTGACTCAAACTGACCTCAGTAGTGCCAACCTTAGTCATGCCGACCTTAAAAAAACTAACCTCAGCAGTACTAACCTCAACTATGCCAACTTAAGCTTAACTGATCTTAGCAGTGCCAACCTTTATGATACATACTTGGTGGGTGCTAATTTGACAGATTGTAACTTAGGTGGTTGCGACCTAAGTGGTATCAATTTGAGTAATGCTGACCTCAGTGGTGTAAATTTGAGGAGTGCTATTCTTAGGGGTGCTAACTTGAGTCGCGCTAAACTGAAATGTGCTGATCTTAAGTATGCTGACCTTTTTGGTATTGATCTCAGTGGTGTTGATTTAGATGATGCATATTTAGGGGGAGCAACAATGCCCGATGGTAGCATTCATGATGATGACATCATAAACATTTAA